In Strigops habroptila isolate Jane chromosome 14, bStrHab1.2.pri, whole genome shotgun sequence, one genomic interval encodes:
- the ELAC2 gene encoding zinc phosphodiesterase ELAC protein 2, protein MWALWRALGPARRGAGRAMADPVAAACSAARPARRPRDVPRHVWARERRRSAGTGLAGPNTVYVQVVAAGSRDAGAAVYVFSEFNRYLFNCGEGTQRAMQEHKLKISHLDSIFLSRVAWANVGGLPGMILTLKAMGLQRCVFLGPPKLQNYLKAIRLFPGPLKRMDLAVQLHTEPEYKDETMTVHQIPLAGKPQAAERMLPQSPGASTQGGNSPKREAGPGSPKAAQQSLEKGKEKESPKKTGAEQKCASRHPDLVMAFLCKIHPKKGKFLAAKAQEMGLPVGTPAILPIITALKNGESITFEGKELVPEELCTPVDPGPVFIVLECPHEGFVDAVCDNETFRRYQEGHPEHQVALVIHMTPEAVLRDSRYQQWLQRFGPGTQHLVLNENSAAVHNPRSYKIQTQLNLIHPEIFPLLSTYQSKEEEAVCSVPIVRGECLLKYHFRPQQEWQRDAVTVCDHDAFVSEALDLPDFQTRVQECKESLAAVPGNVGAYPEIVFLGTGSAIPMKIRNVSSTLVNTSSTRSLLLDCGEGTFGQLCRHYGEQVDQVLCNIAAVFVSHMHTDHHSGLLHILLERRKAFAALGQAFSPLFLVAPEQIMPWLHEYHNHCEEILGDIKMIPSQSLVKGCENIKPKTKWFVSSLLENYDLAEFQTCEVQHCKNAFACAMIHKSGWKVVYSGDTMPCMALVQMGKNATLLIHEATLEDGMEREAMEKTHSTTSQAIQTGMKMDAQFIMLNHFSQRYAKIPLFSEDFSEKVGIAFDHMRVRFGDFQTIPKLIPPLKALFADDIVEMEERKEKRELRLLKETALILEKLSAGENKEALSQKRKQVKNHQELPNKKLKSVN, encoded by the exons ATGTGGGCGCTGTGGCGGGCGCTCGGTCCcgcgcggcgcggggcgggcagGGCCATGGCGGACCCCGTTGCGGCGGCCTGCTCAGCGGCGCGGCCCGCGAGGCGGCCCCGGGACGTGCCGCGGCACGTGTGGGCCCGCGAGCGGCGGCGGAGCGCGGGCACGGGCCTGGCGGGGCCCAACACCGTCTACGTGCAGGTGGTGGCCGCCGGGAGCCGCGATGCCGGCGCCGCTGTTTACGTGTTCTCCGAGTTCAACCG GTACCTCTTCAACTGCGGCGAGGGCACGCAGCGCGCCATGCAGGAGCACAA GCTGAAGATCTCGCACCTGGACAGCATCTTCCTCAGCCGGGTGGCCTGGGCCAACGTCGGGGGGCTGCCGG GTATGATTCTCACATTAAAGGCGATGGGGCTTCAAAGATGTGTTTTCCTAGGGCCACCAAAGCTG caAAACTACTTGAAAGCGATTCGGCTCTTCCCTGGGCCCCTAAAAAGGATGGATTTAG CCGTGCAGTTGCACACAGAGCCCGAGTATAAGGATGAGACAATGACAGTCCACCAGATACCTCTTGCAG GAAAACCACAAGCTGCTGAAAGGATGTTGCCTCAGAGTCCTGGAGCATCAACCCAAGGTGGAAATAGCCCTAAACGGGAGGCAGGGCCTGGATCCCCAAAAGCTGCACAGCAAAGCTTGGAGaagggcaaggaaaaagaaagcccaaagaaaacag GTGCTGAACAGAAGTGTGCAAGCAGGCACCCCGACCTGGTCATGGCCTTCCTTTGTAAA attCACCCCAAGAAGGGAAAATTCCTGGCAGCTAAAGCACAGGAGATGGGCCTGCCAGT GGGAACTCCAGCCATTCTTCCCATAATCACAGCTCTCAAGAACGGGGAGAGCATCACCTTTGAAGGCAAAGAG CTTGTTCCTGAAGAACTGTGCACCCCAGTTGACCCTGGCCCAGTGTTCATCGTGCTGGAGTGTCCCCATGAGGGCTTTGTGGATGCTGTCTGTGACAACGAGACCTTCCGAAG GTACCAGGAGGGCCATCCTGAGCATCAGGTGGCCTTGGTTATTCACATGACCCCAGAGGCGGTGCTTCGAGACAGCCGCTaccagcagtggctgcagag ATTTGGACCTGGAACTCAGCACTTGGTGCTCAATGAGAACTCCGCCGCCGTGCACAACCCGCGCAGCTACAAGATCCAAACTCAGCTCAACCTCATCCACCCTGAGatcttccctctgctcagcacctACCAGAGCAAG GAAGAAGAGGCCGTGTGTAGCGTGCCCATCGTGCGAGGAGAGTGCCTCTTGAAATACCACTTCAGACCACAACAGGAGTGGCAGAG agatgctgtgacTGTCTGCGATCATGACGCATTTGTTAGTGAAGCTTTGGACCTCCCTGACTTCCAGACTCGAGTGCAGGAGTGCAAAGAGAGCCTGGCTGCTGTTCCAG GAAATGTGGGTGCTTATCCTGAAATTGTGTTCTTGGGAACAGGATCTGCAATTCCAATGAAGATCCGAAATGTCAGTTCCACGCTGGTAAATACCAG CTCTACCCGCTCCCTGCTCTTGGACTGTGGAGAAGGAACCTTCGGACAGCTCTGTCGCCACTATGGAGAGCAAGTTGACCAAGTGCTGTGTAACATAGCAGCTGTGTTTGTGTCTCACATGCACACTGACCACCATTCG GGGCTGTTGCACATCCTGCTGGAGAGGCGGAAAGCTTTT gcaGCCCTTGGTCAGGCTTTCAGCCCCCTGTTTCTGGTAGCACCTGAACAGATCATGCCATGGCTACACGAGTACCACAACCACTGTGAAGAGATTCTTGGAGACATCAA GATGATTCCATCCCAGTCTCTTGTGAAAGGCTGTGAGAATATCAAACCTAAAACTAAATGGTTTGTCAGCTCTCTGTTAGAGAACTACGACTTGGCTGAG TTTCAGACTTGTGAAGTCCAGCActgtaaaaatgcttttgcatgtGCAATGATCCACAAATCTGGCTGGAAAGTAGTTTATTCTGGGGACACAATGCCCTGCATGGCCTTAGTACAAATGG GTAAAAATGCTACCCTGCTGATCCATGAAGCCACGCTGGAAGATGGCATGGAGAGAGAAGCTATGGAGAAGACACACAG CACAACCTCGCAGGCCATTCAGACTGGGATGAAGATGGATGCACAGTTCATCATGCTCAACCACTTCAGCCAGAGATATGCCAAGATCCCGCTCTTCAGTGAAGACTTCAGTGAGAAGGTTGGAATTGCATTCGATCATATGAGG GTACGCTTTGGTGACTTCCAGACCATCCCGAAGCTGATCCCGCCTCTGAAGGCTTTGTTTGCAGATGATATAGTAGAaatggaggagagaaaggagaaacgGGAGCTGCGGCTCCTGAAGGAGACTGCTCTAATCCTGGAGAAGCTGAGTGCTGGGGAGAACAAGGAAGCACTGTCCCAGAAACGGAAACAAGTCAAGAACCATCAAGAACTTCCAaacaagaagctgaaaagtgTAAACTGA